A single genomic interval of Capricornis sumatraensis isolate serow.1 chromosome 11, serow.2, whole genome shotgun sequence harbors:
- the ZNF34 gene encoding zinc finger protein 34 yields the protein MAALHLCALPQAEVTFEDVAVFLSQEEWGLLGPAQKGLYREVMLETYRNLVSLGAGLAGPKPEVIVHLERGDELWVLDMHGAEQPSVDGSAHGTRTENQEVTSGEMLFGRELDPLMGSVLQGPEPGEAHERVREPEGCLDRPGEQRGPRLVTLVNEECGLESGGNLRSGSRPIPDQRSHKCDICEQSFEQRSYLNNHKRVHRCKKTNTVHDSGEIFPANLVVKEDQKIPVGKRLHYCGCCGKAFRYSANLVKHQRLHSEEKPYKCEECGKAFHQSCELISHRRMHSGEIPYRCDECGKTFNQRPNLMKHQRIHTGEKPYKCSECGKHFSAYSSLIYHQRIHTGEKPYKCSDCGKAFSDGSILIRHRRTHTGEKPYECKECGKGFTQSSNLIQHQRIHTGEKPYKCNECEKAFIQKTKLVEHQRSHTGEKPYECNDCGKVFSQSTHLIQHQRIHTGEKPYKCSECGKAFHNSSRLIHHQRSHHGEKPYKCADCKKAFSQGTYLLQHRRIHTGEKPYTCGECGKAFRHSSNMSQHQRIHLREDFSL from the exons ATGGCAGCTTTGCATCTGTGTGCCCTGCCTCAG GCTGAAGTGACCTTTGAGGACGTGGCCGTGTTCCTTTCGCAGGAGGAGTGGGGCCTTCTGGGCCCTGCTCAGAAGGGCCTCTACAGAGAAGTGATGCTGGAGACTTACAGGAACCTGGTATCGCTGG GAGCTGGACTTGCAGGTCCCAAACCGGAGGTGATTGTACATTTGGAGCGAGGGGATGAGCTGTGGGTCCTGGACATGCATGGGGCAGAGCAACCAAGCGTCGATGGCTCAG CTCATGGGACCAGGACTGAGAACCAGGAGGTCACTTCAGGCGAAATGCTGTTTGGGAGAGAACTGGACCCACTCATGGGGAGTGTTCTCCAGGGACCTGAGCCAGGAGAAGCCCATGAACGTGTCAGGGAGCCAGAGGGGTGCCTGGACAGGCCTGGGGAGCAGAGAGGCCCCAGGCTAGTCACACTGGTCAACGAGGAGTGTGGCCTGGAGTCTGGAGGAAACCTCAGGTCGGGGTCAAGGCCTATCCCTGATCAAAGATCTCACAAATGTGATATATGTGAACAGAGTTTTGAACAGAGATCATACCTTAATAACCATAAACGTGTACACAGGTgcaaaaaaacaaatacagttcACGATTCAGGGGAAATTTTCCCTGCGAATTTAGTTGTTAAAGAAGATCAGAAAATTCCTGTTGGGAAAAGATTGCATTATTGTGGTTGTTGTGGGAAGGCCTTCAGGTACAGCGCTAACCTTGTCAAGCACCAGCGACTGCACAGTGAAGAGAAACCCTACAAGTGTGAAGAGTGCGGGAAGGCCTTCCACCAGAGCTGTGAACTCATCAGTCACCGGAGGATGCACTCTGGAGAGATCCCCTACCGTTGCGATGAGTGCGGGAAGACATTCAACCAGAGGCCCAACCTCATGAAGCATCAGAGGATCCACACCGGGGAGAAGCCCTACAAGTGCAGCGAGTGCGGGAAGCACTTCAGTGCCTACTCCTCCCTCATTTACCACCAGAGGATCcacacgggcgagaagccctACAAGTGCAGTGACTGCGGGAAGGCCTTCAGCGACGGCTCGATCCTCATCCGGCACCGTCGGAcccatactggagagaagccgtACGAGTGCAAAGAGTGTGGCAAAGGCTTTACCCAGAGCTCCAATCTGATCCAGCATCAAAGAATTCACACTGGGGAAAAACCCTATAAATGTAATGAATGTGAGAAAGCCTTCATCCAAAAAACCAAGCTTGTTGAACATCAGAGAAGCCACACCGGAGAGAAGCCCTATGAGTGTAACGACTGTGGCAAAGTCttcagccagagcacccacctcATCCAGCACCAGAGGATCCACACGGGAGAGAAGCCCTACAAGTGCAGCGAGTGTGGGAAGGCTTTCCACAACAGTTCCAGACTCATCCACCATCAGAGGTCACACCACGGAGAGAAGCCATATAAGTGTGCTGATTGCAAGAAGGCCTTCAGCCAGGGCACGTACCTCCTGCAGCACCGGAGGATCCACACTGGGGAGAAGCCTTACACGTGTGgcgagtgtggcaaggccttccGGCACAGCTCCAACATGTCCCAGCACCAGAGGATTCACCTCCGGGAAGACTTCTCCCTGTGA
- the RPL8 gene encoding large ribosomal subunit protein uL2, protein MGRVIRGQRKGAGSVFRAHVKHRKGAARLRAVDFAERHGYIKGIVKDIIHDPGRGAPLAKVVFRDPYRFKKRTELFIAAEGIHTGQFVYCGKKAQLNIGNVLPVGTMPEGTIVCCLEEKPGDRGKLARASGNYATVISHNPETKKTRVKLPSGSKKVISSANRAVVGVVAGGGRIDKPILKAGRAYHKYKAKRNCWPRVRGVAMNPVEHPFGGGNHQHIGKPSTIRRDAPAGRKVGLIAARRTGRLRGTKTVQEKEN, encoded by the exons ATGGGCCGCGTGATCCGTGGGCAGAGAAAGGGCGCCGGCTCCGTGTTCCGCGCACATGTGAAGCACAGAAAAGGCGCCGCGCGCCTGCGCGCCGTGGATTTCGCCGAGCGACACGGATATATCAAGGGCATCGTGAAG GACATCATCCACGACCCGGGCCGCGGAGCGCCCCTTGCCAAAGTGGTTTTCCGGGATCCGTATCGTTTTAAGAAGCGAACAGAGCTGTTTATCGCTGCTGAGGGTATCCACACCGGCCAGTTTGTGTACTGCGGCAAAAAGG CCCAGCTCAACATCGGCAACGTGCTCCCTGTGGGCACCATGCCTGAGGGCACCATCGTGTGTTGTCTGGAGGAGAAGCCTGGTGATCGAGGCAAGCTGGCAAGAGCCTCTGGAAACTatgccacagtcatctcccacaACCCTGAGACAAAGAAGACGCGAGTGAAGCTGCCTTCGGGCTCCAAAAAGGTCATCTCCTCTGCCAACAGAGCTGTGGTCG GTGTGGTGGCTGGAGGTGGCCGCATTGACaagcccattctgaaggctggCCGTGCCTACCACAAGTATAAGGCAAAGAGGAACTGCTGGCCACGGGTGCGGGGTGTGGCCATGAAT CCTGTCGAGCATCCCTTCGGAGGTGGCAACCACCAGCACATCGGCAAACCCTCTACTATCCGCAGAGATGCCCCTGCTGGCCGGAAAGTGGGTCTCATTGCTGCCCGCCGGACCGGGCGTCTCCGGGGAACCAAGACTGTGCAGGAGAAGGAGAACTAG